aagtttatataaatttgtaattattgatttttttgtatttaaaCTCCTAATTAAGTtttgttttattatatttaattaaaataaaaaaattactttcacattataaaactgaaaaattaaaataatgattttaatgtgtgatgtaattttaaatatttattttaaaataaacttaaaaaaccTTTTATATCCTTTTTAAGTtgattttctgtaaaaattaattataaaataaaaaaactactCTCACAATATAaaactgaaaatttaaaataatgattttagTATGAGTGGTAAtattagatatttaaaaaaatctaaaaaaataaattgatttgtataaaaattttggaaataaaaaaaaactttacttTCATATTGTAAAGctgaaaaatcataataatgCTTTTAACATGATGGAACaagaatattttgaaaaaataaactgaaaaaccCATTTtcccttttaaatttatttaaaaaataataaaattttagattgagaattataatatatcatatttaaagtgaaaataaaatataatctctaatttatttatactttatagtataatttacaaatttattattcacataattcagcaattataaatttttttagtataattaaaatagaaaataataactATATGGGATATAGAATAACATAAAAGAATTAGTACTTAATAAATTATTCACCTCATGAAAAATGTTGGACTAAATAAGAGAATTATATTATTGcttaattcaattcaaaaattaattaataatgtgaaatcttaaaaaaattcttgcttttttataattattttaataaattttatttattagcaacttaaaatttttatactaaattttaattttttattttatacataaatgtaagtttaattttatattaaacattggaataaattttcaatttcaatataCCTAATGTCAAACCCTAATCCACGAATCTGGGCCGGAAAAGGGTTTGGTGATTCTATCGGAAAATGAGGTCATTTCTTGATTTCCATATGCTCCAACAGATGAAGACCAGAAGTTGCACATTGACTTATTCATCATTTCTTGGTCTAAGCCAGCTTGTAAGCTCCTCCCAGCAATCTGCCACAGTATTACCTGAAATAAGCGTTGATCTGATGGGGATAGGTGAGGTAAACCAAATTGCAGCTGCTCTGGGACATTCGAAGAAGATGTGCTTGCAAGACTCAGTATTCCCACAGAAGCGACATTCCCGTGGGACTGAGGGAATACGCCTGTGAATATCCTTATTTGAAGGAAGCTTTTCCTTTAACATACTCCATAGGAAAATGGATAATTTGCTAGGCAACTTGATGTTCCAGACTTTCCTCCAGAAGGATTCGAGTCTTTGATTTGCGGTTGGCCCGTGACGAGCAATGTTACTATTTTAGCTCAAACCACGAAGCTGGCGAGCTATGTGGTATCCCGACTTAGATTCTTCGCCTATCATAATGCCAAATTcagttatataaatttattgttgGGCTAAATCAATAATTAGGGAAGTATGTGAAATATTAATTTCCTTGCAAAAGCAGCCAAATTTTATTAACCACCAGTTGAACTGCAACTTGCAGCCTTACCCTATTGCCTAACAAGAAAGTGGGTAACATGGATAGACGTGTCTCATTAATCATTATAGACGCATATTTTGGCTGCTTCTTCTCATGtacataataaataataataaaaataaataaataaaaaatggcACGTAATCATGGGCAAGCACATAAAGATTCAATATTTTTAGATGCGTATTACCAGTTCCAACTTTATTGCATCTCAAGATTCTCTCCTCTTCCTTAGGAGAGGGGCCCAAGAGAATAGCTACAAGACATGACCTAAATCAATCCCAACTCAAGTGGAGCTTTGTCAAAAACATCACACATCTTCCAATTTCAATTGGTTGCTCATTTCAGTACAATTCCATTCCATTACCTCACCGGAATTCAAGCCATTCAAAAGTTTCTAATCAAAAAAGCAATTCCACCATTTTCCCAAGACTTTTGCAAAAGCTCTTCACCTTCTTcctttcattaaaattaaaaacataaactGATATTAAagggtaatttatttattacacATTTATATATACAGAAACAAAAATATCATCTTCTTTATGTTATGTCAACATAGAAAAATAAGGATAGAAAACAAACCAATCTAGCCCAAACATTCATTATCCCCACCAGGCAGCCACCACCCACCCATCAAATGCTTATTTTTTCTTGCACAAAATCTAGaagataatatttaataattcccAAAAATCTAAACACTTGATGAATTAGGAGTTGTGGCTGATGGTTCAATTTGCATTAACTTGATTCCATGCCTTTGAGACTCATCTTCATCATGGTAAATGTAAGCGAACCCACCATGCCGGGTCAGATCCATACCCGCCATCTCATCATCAGCTGAGATTCTTAAAAGTTTAAGCTTGTGAAGAATGTAAAACAATGGACCCATAGTGGCACTAACCCACCCAGTAATCACAAGAATTTGTATGACGTGAGCAGCCAATAGCTTTCCATCTCCACCCATGAACAACCCGTGTGGTCGACCCGGCTTGTAAACCTGAGCCACGTACTTCTCTCTGGCAAATAACGCCGTGAATATCACTCCCCAAGCGCCACAACCACCGTGAAGCTGGGCAGCCTCTAGTGGATCATCGAACTTTAACTTCTCAGCCAACTTGTTGCAGCCTATTAATACCAAAGCAGCAACGAACCCGCAGATTATTGCAGCCCATGGATCAACGACGGAGCAACCAGAAGTAATGGCAGCGAAACCACCAAGCAAACCATTGCACACATCTGTTACATTCCAGTGGCCTGATAAAATCCTTTTCCCAAAAAGAGTGGTCAAGGCTGCAGTGCAACCTGCTAGGGTAGTGGTAACGGCAGTTCGACCAACTGCACTCCATTGACCATTATAGCTGCCATCGGCGTAAACTACTAGGATTTTGTTGAAAGACCCAGGATTGAACCCGTACCACCCAAACCAGAGCAAGAAAGTGCCGAGAACCACCAGAGAAGCGCTGTGCCCACGCAAAGAAATGGCCCTGCCAGAATGGTCAAAACGGCCAATTCTTGGGCCTTCAATTAGAGCGCCCCATAACCCAGCAATACCTCCCACCATATGCACCACCCCAGATCCTGCGAAATCGATGACTCCACTACCAAATAAGAGATCATTAGTTTTGAAAGCAGAAGCCCATCCATCGGCAGACCAGAACCAATGAGAAACAACTGGGTAAACAAACCCGGTTAGAAAGGAGGAGTATATTAAATAAGCCACAAACTGAGTTCTTTCAGCGATGGAGCCGCTAGTAATCCCAGCTGCGGCTATAGCAAAAGCCCACTGGTAGAGAAAATTACTGTAGTCGAAATCTTGGGAAGGGACGGCCTTGAGGCCGAAGTAATGCTTGCCAATAAAGCCATTCGCTGAGCCACCGGTACCGAAGGCAAAAGCGAAACCGAAGAGATAATAGAAAAGGCCGCCAGTAGCGGCGTCAAGGACGTTAGTGAGCATGATGTTCATGGTGTTCTTTGCCCGAACAGAGCCTGCACAAAGCATGGCAAAGCCTAACTGCATGGCAAAAACGAGATAGGCGGAGAATAGGAGGTAGGTACTGTCGATGGCATATTTGGCAGCGGAGTAGTTGTTCTCGGAGGTGTTGAAGCGAGAACAGATGAAGTCAGCAGCGGCAGTGGAGTTTGTGATGTTGGGGCCGAAAAGCTGGGCCAAATCGTTGGCTGAGCAGGccatggaaacagaggaggcaGAGAAACTCAAAGAACTAAATGCGTAGAGTTgggaaaaaagagaaagagtctTCTTGGAGAGAGGACAAGTGGTTGGAGAAATAGTGGGAATTCATTTATATTTTGGGAATatgtattaaaaagaaaaaatattaatttttattttttcctttctaaaattttttatttcacatattataataataataattttttttttctaaacaaTATGATTAAATTACAATACATATAACTATTATAGACCAAAGTCATGGTTGTAAGATCCAAATATAGCCATAGGGGTCAAAAGGGAGTGGAAAATTTTTCCCTttcacattattattattataaacgaCGTTTCATATTAATTTGAGTGGTCCTTTCTCTAAGAAAATGTCACTGCCCTAGAGGGATGTTTTTGGTATTCAGTTGACAATTGATTTTGATTCATATTTAGGATGCTGATGTTTTGGAGCaactcattttaaattttataaaaaatttagaccgaaattaactaataaaaaaatttgaatttaccaTTTGGCCATGATtataataacatttttttttataaaaaaataaaaaaaaggcacACTACTTCCTCACATGTTTCTCCTGGAAACGGTGAAAGAGATGGGGAAGAATCTGGAGACCATTCATTAGAACCGATGGCTGAATAGTTGCCAGATTCTTGTATTTTTCACAAACCCAATCTCTGTTTGGCAAAAGGCCAAGCAGAAGAGAATGAGTGGCTCATGCATTCTTCCTCCAGTTACTTGCTCCATCATTCCACATGGACACATAACTTCACCACCTTCACAAAATTGTTGAAAATAAAACTTCTTATAATGTTAAAGCTTTTGTGGTTAAGAATGACGAGGATGTGCTCAAATTCCATTCAAACATGACCATTTCTTGTTAACATTCCATACACGAGAGAAAAAttagtgaaaaaaataatatttttctaataaaaaaatatgttttaaatataaattatttttcatcaacTAAACGGAGGCCAAAGTCTAAAAAATTTTGCATTGGTGTAATTGTAAACGCTGTGCGAGTTACgaagaaggaaaaaaatagCATCaagatgaagaagaggcatCACGTCCGGAGGAGGCTGCTGGAAAAACTGCACTCCAGCAATCAACAATCTTATTCGTCATAGTATCTGCACACACATTCATTGAACGTGAAGCATGGCTAATATGAACAGCCCAATTACGAGCCAACAGCTTCCGTATCACGCCCACCACTCCAGCATTCTAGCCATACCTGGAAAGGAGCCATCTCCCGCCGAATATGGTCaatcaacttttaattttgtcTGGAATTTATATCGATTTTTCCGCAAAGTGCAAGGCCGTTTCGGAGATGACGAGTGTCGTAGATTAAAGCAGAAAATCCTTCCGGAATTGATTTCTTGTATCGTATTGAGAAGTGGAGTCCCGGTAAGCAGCGAAAAGCTTATGAGGTATGAGATTATCCTTGATTCTGAGCACCAGGGCCTCGATCGCCTTAAAAATTTTAGGAGTTAACTGTGGTGCAGGCGCAGTAGAGCTGTGTGGGTTTCTCGATTCAAAGAAAATAAGGTAAAGTTTCAATGCTCAACCTCTTTTTATTTAAGATTTTTCTGTTTTATTTGCAAATGTTCCTTTGTCCGAGTTTATTATGTTCGTTACTCAGATGTTGCTTTCCCTTTTCTACAATGTAGGATGATTCTTGATCTTTCCCGTTACTGGAATTTTTGGATTGTTCAAGTGGTGAGCTGAGGTGGATAGTTGAGTCTGTAGGATGATTCTTGATCTTTCCCGTTACTGGAATTTTTGGATTGTTCAAGTGGTGAGCTGAGGTGGATAGTTGAGTCTGATATCTCCTATTAGAATCTAATCTATTCATGCTTGATTTGTAAGAGTATTGAATAGCGTATGAGAATAACCTAACTACCGAGTTTGTGAAGATATTCTAGTTTTAGTGTGAGAAATGGTCCTTGCTATGCTTttccttcattttcttctttggAGTTATAAACCAGACCCAGCTCATGTCCTGCGTATCTGTTCAACTTGGGATTTGCTGCCTAATGAGGTCATGATTGCTGGTGATGGTCTTGAAGATGATGTAATCCTGAtctttttgaaatttatttgtcAAAGACTTTGATTTCTGCCTTTTTCTTTTGGTCTTCGAAACTTATTTCAAGTGGGAAGTTTTTCTACACATCACAAATAACGGTCCGATCACATGGGGAATGTGTTTTCTTGCTCCAGTTAGACCATATTTTTCTAGTTCTGATAAGTTGGGCGTTTGTGATATTGATGAATTATTCtgcttatatgattattgattgtgGATATCACAATTTTACAGATCACTTGTGGGAAAAGGAAACTAGCCGGAACATTCACATGCTTGCTGGATGAagaagggagatagagttctgCTGATTTCGCCAACTTAGATGTAGAAccagatttttaaaatatcttctCTGTATGAAGTTCATTCTCTACTGGAggcaaattttgatttaaacccATGATTTTCAGTAATAGAAAATTTGACACTTGAGAGTCGAAACTCTGCTTCACCAAAGGATCACTTATAATTAGAAAAGAAGGATCCCTAAAGAAAAGGCGTTATTAGAAAGATTCTGCCGTACTGATTTGCTCATGTTCGCATTCTCATGTATGGTGTAAGAAGGCTATTGGGTATTTTGCTGGACggtggaggaaaaaaaaaattttaagcgCCCACCGTGGGGCTCGAACCCACGACCACAAGGTTAAGAGCCTTGCGCTCTACCGACTGAGCTAGACGGGCTTTTGATCATATTTGCAATCTTACATATAGATATCTTAATCTTGCTGCACGGtggaaattaaaacaaaaacgcCCACCGTGGGGCTCGAACCCACGACCACAAGGTTAAGAGCCTTGCGCTCTACCGACTGAGCTAGACGGGCTTGCATATTGGATTATCaactaatttttaaatcatAGTGTTGTTAACATGATCGTTTAAATTGGCGCCAAAACTTGGAATTTTGCCTTATTCAGATTATAGATCAACTAACCTGATGGCGTTTTATCTTACAGTTGGCTATCCAGTAGACACTAAAGCCCCTTTAAAGTCCACTTCTCTCACTTCCTGCAGGGAGAACTGATCGAAAGAGAGAGCACAGAGTGGTAAAAATTCAAGAAAATGAGTGAAGAAGGTCAAAAGCTGGAAATCCCCCCCACAACCAACAATAATGGCAAAAGCATACCCGAAAATCTCTCTGAAGAATCCATCGATTTCGCTCTTCTCCGCCTTGATAGCTTCAATTCATCGCCTAATACCACTACCACTTCTGCCGCGGCCACAAACTTCCATACTCCCTGCATTGCCTGTGGCTGCTCCGGCTCTTCTGTTCCTTCCACTAACGTCTTTTCGTCCGCCAACAAACGCCGCTCTCCTGAATCCACTACTCCTTTCTTGAACCCTCAAGATCAAATCCCCAAAAAACCAAAGAAACTCTTTCTTGAACCCCATGAGAACACCAAGGCAACATCTACTGGTCCTTCACTCAGTGATTTCTCCAAGATCACCCTCCCTTGCATCTCATCCGTGTTTAATTTTGGACCCGCCAAACCGACTCACGCAAACTCCCTTCCCGTCCTACGCCGCTGCCATTCCGATCCTTACAACCCTCCAGTGGCAGGAACGGACACTCTTTCTGGGGCCGGCACTGGTTCTGCAGCAAGCCTGCTGCCACAATCACCACCAGAGAGCGCCAAGACGGTTGGGGCGATCGCTGTGTCGACGCCCGGGTCAAAGGCAACTGCTTCTCTGCCACCACGGCCGCCGATACTCAGGAGAACTGTGTCGGACCCATCATCTAACAAAAGCTTTTCGCCGTCATCGAGTTCTGACGATATTACCGTTGAAGACAGTCCCCAATATAAGGTTTGCAGTGGTTGCTAAGTTTCATTAGGGATTCTGAACTTCTGCTGCGCTTGGGTCAATTtgctatttcttttcttttctttctttctttctctatcTTTTTAGTAAGTCTTGATAATTTGGCTAAGATTATGTTGATGCTATGTGATTTGACTATGGGTATATTGTTGGGATTTACAATGGTATTTGAGATGTTGTTACGGATCTCAATATGGATTAGTGTTTtcttttaataagatttttggCATTCTTTTGTTAATGTGGATCTTTTGATAACTTGGTTTAATTTAAGTGGGCCGATGACAGTGGCTGAGGAAGATGAGAGATTGCATGAAGGAAATGAATCAGTGGTGTGGTGAACTTATGCAGGATGGAGTGATGggtgaagaggaagaagaagat
The genomic region above belongs to Manihot esculenta cultivar AM560-2 chromosome 3, M.esculenta_v8, whole genome shotgun sequence and contains:
- the LOC110610509 gene encoding ammonium transporter 1 member 1 — protein: MACSANDLAQLFGPNITNSTAAADFICSRFNTSENNYSAAKYAIDSTYLLFSAYLVFAMQLGFAMLCAGSVRAKNTMNIMLTNVLDAATGGLFYYLFGFAFAFGTGGSANGFIGKHYFGLKAVPSQDFDYSNFLYQWAFAIAAAGITSGSIAERTQFVAYLIYSSFLTGFVYPVVSHWFWSADGWASAFKTNDLLFGSGVIDFAGSGVVHMVGGIAGLWGALIEGPRIGRFDHSGRAISLRGHSASLVVLGTFLLWFGWYGFNPGSFNKILVVYADGSYNGQWSAVGRTAVTTTLAGCTAALTTLFGKRILSGHWNVTDVCNGLLGGFAAITSGCSVVDPWAAIICGFVAALVLIGCNKLAEKLKFDDPLEAAQLHGGCGAWGVIFTALFAREKYVAQVYKPGRPHGLFMGGDGKLLAAHVIQILVITGWVSATMGPLFYILHKLKLLRISADDEMAGMDLTRHGGFAYIYHDEDESQRHGIKLMQIEPSATTPNSSSV
- the LOC110611961 gene encoding mucin-5AC, whose product is MSEEGQKLEIPPTTNNNGKSIPENLSEESIDFALLRLDSFNSSPNTTTTSAAATNFHTPCIACGCSGSSVPSTNVFSSANKRRSPESTTPFLNPQDQIPKKPKKLFLEPHENTKATSTGPSLSDFSKITLPCISSVFNFGPAKPTHANSLPVLRRCHSDPYNPPVAGTDTLSGAGTGSAASLLPQSPPESAKTVGAIAVSTPGSKATASLPPRPPILRRTVSDPSSNKSFSPSSSSDDITVEDSPQYKWLRKMRDCMKEMNQWCGELMQDGVMGEEEEEDKGTRGNTANAIKAGSVAEYEEAVCVERTGECLVVHFKCPCGKGYQILLSGRECYYKLI